One stretch of Streptomyces agglomeratus DNA includes these proteins:
- a CDS encoding glycoside hydrolase family 15 protein → MRAVHETGRRRPVVARTGGYVPLREYAVIGDGRTAALVARDGSVDWLGLPDMDSPAVFGAVLDADRGGRFSLEPAVAYRSDRRYLPGTNVLETTFVTSQGTARVTDALTLHDEVALAPMRELQRRVDGVSGAVPMRWSVRPRFGYGTRTTRLLRRAGVPMATTGSDALAICSWGAGEPQCGVDAISGSFLVTAGGSALIAMPFAHQEPLVLPARAECDARRERTCAAWRHWADDRIYTGRWSQAVMRSLLILKLLVFAPSGAVAAAVTTSLPEHVGGERNWDYRFSWVRDSAFTLAAFLQLGCPTEAHAYFWWLMHASQLTHPRLQVLYRLDGRAATTEKDLPWEGYCGSSPVRIGNAAAGQLQLDTYGELMQTAWLYARATGRLDADIGRRLAELADLVCATWREPDSGIWEVRSAPRHFTQSKMMCWVALDRAAHLAERSLIPDRHLARWQSTRREIATFIETRCVSPRRNCYARAAGSEDLDAAVLLGHLYGYDGDVQRMRATITALGQELRHGPFVDRYSGEDGLSGAEGAFLTCSFWLAESLARTGQLAQAAALMDDLVHLANDVGLYSEEIDPATGDFLGNLPQGLSHLAVISAACAINGAYKEAGG, encoded by the coding sequence GTGAGAGCTGTTCACGAAACCGGTCGCCGGCGCCCGGTGGTGGCGCGCACTGGTGGCTATGTTCCGCTGCGGGAGTACGCGGTGATCGGCGACGGCCGGACCGCGGCACTGGTTGCCCGCGACGGGTCGGTGGACTGGCTCGGGCTGCCGGACATGGACTCGCCTGCGGTGTTCGGTGCCGTGCTCGATGCCGACCGCGGCGGCCGGTTCAGCCTGGAGCCGGCGGTGGCCTACCGCAGTGACCGCCGCTACCTGCCCGGTACGAACGTCCTGGAGACCACGTTCGTCACCTCCCAGGGCACCGCGCGGGTCACCGACGCGCTGACCCTGCACGACGAGGTCGCACTCGCTCCGATGCGCGAACTGCAACGGCGCGTCGACGGTGTGTCCGGAGCCGTGCCGATGCGGTGGAGTGTGCGGCCTCGCTTCGGCTACGGCACCCGCACCACGCGGCTGCTCCGACGGGCCGGAGTCCCGATGGCGACAACCGGCAGCGACGCGCTCGCCATCTGCTCCTGGGGCGCCGGCGAACCCCAATGCGGCGTGGATGCGATCAGCGGCAGCTTCCTCGTGACGGCGGGCGGGAGCGCCCTGATCGCCATGCCGTTCGCTCACCAGGAGCCGCTGGTCCTACCGGCCCGCGCCGAATGCGACGCGCGACGGGAGCGTACGTGCGCGGCCTGGCGTCACTGGGCGGACGACCGGATCTACACCGGCAGGTGGAGCCAGGCGGTGATGCGGAGCCTGCTGATCCTGAAGCTGCTGGTCTTCGCCCCGTCGGGCGCGGTCGCGGCCGCGGTGACGACCTCGCTGCCCGAACACGTCGGCGGCGAGCGCAACTGGGACTACCGCTTCTCCTGGGTCCGCGACTCCGCCTTCACCCTGGCCGCCTTCCTCCAGCTCGGCTGCCCTACGGAAGCGCATGCGTACTTCTGGTGGCTGATGCACGCATCCCAGCTCACCCACCCCCGCCTACAGGTCCTTTACCGGCTGGACGGCCGCGCGGCCACCACGGAAAAGGACCTCCCCTGGGAGGGCTACTGCGGCTCGTCGCCGGTCCGCATCGGCAACGCGGCCGCCGGCCAGCTCCAGCTCGACACGTACGGCGAGCTGATGCAGACGGCCTGGCTGTACGCGCGGGCCACCGGACGGCTGGACGCGGACATCGGCCGCCGCCTGGCGGAACTGGCCGATCTGGTCTGCGCCACGTGGCGGGAGCCCGACTCGGGCATCTGGGAAGTACGCAGCGCACCCCGCCACTTCACCCAGTCGAAAATGATGTGCTGGGTGGCGCTCGACCGCGCGGCACATCTCGCCGAGCGCAGCTTGATTCCCGACCGGCACCTGGCCCGCTGGCAGTCCACCCGCCGAGAGATCGCCACGTTCATCGAGACCCGATGCGTCTCACCACGCCGTAACTGTTACGCGCGTGCCGCCGGTAGCGAGGATTTGGACGCCGCCGTCCTCCTCGGCCACCTGTACGGCTACGACGGCGACGTTCAGCGGATGCGGGCCACCATCACGGCTCTGGGGCAAGAGCTGCGGCACGGGCCGTTCGTCGACCGATACTCGGGTGAAGACGGCCTGAGCGGAGCCGAGGGCGCTTTCCTGACCTGCTCCTTCTGGCTCGCTGAATCCCTTGCCCGCACGGGACAACTCGCCCAGGCAGCGGCGTTGATGGACGACCTGGTGCATCTGGCCAACGACGTCGGCCTTTACAGCGAGGAGATCGACCCGGCCACCGGCGACTTCCTGGGAAATCTGCCTCAGGGGCTGAGCCATCTGGCAGTGATCAGCGCCGCCTGTGCCATCAACGGCGCCTACAAGGAGGCGGGCGGGTGA
- a CDS encoding ISAs1 family transposase codes for MCRQSATVCLIKPPSRQQRELSDRAARLSALPDPRHRRGRRHTLASVLLTAACAVLAGARSYLAIGQWARHAPQDTLARLGFLARGPLGVRRPASPSTLRRVLVLVCPGGLADLLGHCPAGTQAVAVDGKSARSSRTDAAPAAHLLAAVTAAGRVVSQLRVPDKTNEISAFTALLAPFDLAGTVVTADALHTQREHAKWLVEVKKAHYLLVVKGNQPKLHAAIKALPWKEVTARRYDRERGHGRRETRSVRTLTVTGLHLDFPHVVQAVKILRHRTEIRTGRVTRQTLYAITDMTAREASPQRIGRLARSQWGIEAVHHVRDTTFAEDASKIRTGHGPENMATLRNLAINTLRDAGCRSIAAGLREVSYTPFTRPLDLLGLS; via the coding sequence ATGTGCCGCCAGTCTGCCACCGTCTGCCTGATCAAGCCGCCCTCGCGTCAGCAGCGTGAGCTGTCGGACAGGGCTGCCCGGTTGAGTGCTCTGCCCGATCCGCGTCACCGGCGCGGACGGCGGCACACCCTGGCCTCGGTCCTGCTGACCGCCGCCTGCGCGGTCCTGGCCGGCGCCCGCTCCTATCTGGCCATCGGGCAGTGGGCCCGCCACGCACCCCAAGACACCCTCGCCCGCCTGGGGTTTCTAGCGCGCGGGCCGCTCGGCGTGCGCCGGCCGGCCTCGCCTTCCACCCTGCGCCGGGTGCTGGTCCTGGTGTGTCCCGGCGGGCTCGCCGACCTGCTCGGCCACTGCCCGGCCGGCACGCAGGCAGTCGCGGTGGACGGCAAGAGCGCCCGTAGCTCGCGCACCGATGCCGCGCCCGCCGCCCACCTGCTGGCCGCCGTCACAGCCGCCGGTCGTGTCGTCAGCCAGTTGCGGGTGCCGGACAAAACCAACGAGATCTCCGCGTTCACCGCCCTGCTGGCCCCGTTCGACCTGGCCGGCACCGTGGTGACAGCCGATGCCCTGCACACCCAGCGCGAGCACGCGAAGTGGCTGGTAGAGGTGAAGAAGGCGCACTACCTGCTGGTGGTCAAGGGCAACCAGCCGAAACTGCACGCGGCGATCAAAGCCCTGCCCTGGAAGGAAGTGACCGCCCGCCGCTACGACCGCGAGCGCGGGCACGGGCGGCGCGAGACCCGCTCGGTGCGCACGCTCACCGTCACCGGCCTCCACCTGGACTTCCCGCACGTGGTCCAGGCAGTGAAGATCCTCCGGCATCGCACCGAGATACGGACCGGCCGCGTCACCCGGCAGACCCTCTACGCGATCACGGATATGACGGCACGTGAGGCATCGCCGCAGCGGATCGGCCGTCTCGCCAGATCCCAGTGGGGCATCGAGGCGGTGCACCACGTGAGGGACACGACGTTCGCCGAGGACGCCTCCAAGATCCGCACCGGGCACGGGCCGGAGAACATGGCCACACTGCGCAACCTCGCGATCAACACCCTTCGGGACGCCGGCTGCCGCAGCATCGCCGCAGGACTGCGGGAGGTCTCCTACACACCGTTCACCCGCCCACTGGACCTGCTCGGACTGTCCTGA
- a CDS encoding HAAS signaling domain-containing protein, with the protein MKISADPIREYLDAVEREAAVLPADRRQELLADLTEHIEVARAERPDAAIGEILAELGDPRTIAATALAEAGNGAGGAPAPGGATVRRGKVHPLVPLLMLTLPFLCAAILPHVPAAQFCSTLFRVIGAVLLCTSVHWTSVQKTTGVLLAAVLPTVAISIWISSGVDSSGDTPAHFANLATLALLAGTTAWLWRVRRA; encoded by the coding sequence ATGAAGATTTCTGCCGACCCCATACGCGAGTACCTCGACGCCGTCGAACGCGAGGCAGCCGTGCTCCCCGCCGACCGCCGCCAGGAACTCCTCGCCGACCTCACCGAACACATCGAGGTGGCGCGCGCCGAACGCCCCGACGCCGCGATCGGCGAGATCCTCGCGGAGCTGGGGGACCCCCGCACGATCGCGGCAACGGCGCTGGCCGAGGCGGGGAACGGAGCTGGCGGGGCGCCGGCCCCGGGCGGTGCGACTGTCCGGCGCGGCAAGGTGCACCCCCTGGTCCCGCTCCTGATGCTCACTCTTCCCTTCCTCTGCGCGGCGATCCTTCCCCACGTCCCCGCCGCGCAGTTCTGTAGCACCTTGTTCCGCGTCATCGGCGCGGTGCTGCTCTGCACTTCCGTGCACTGGACCTCTGTCCAGAAGACCACTGGCGTTCTGCTCGCCGCCGTCCTGCCGACCGTCGCCATCAGCATCTGGATCTCGTCCGGCGTCGATTCGTCGGGCGACACCCCGGCCCACTTTGCCAACCTGGCCACATTGGCCCTGCTGGCGGGCACGACAGCATGGCTCTGGCGGGTCCGCCGCGCCTGA
- a CDS encoding VOC family protein codes for MPAPEGPASPPRPEPVNRRLLGRDRGIGGIAGRRVRVADVAETAPVTPHMSVEVDDVDAAHAAVRDSGAEIVYPLQDEEWGVRRFFVRDPSGRVVNVLGHR; via the coding sequence CTGCCTGCTCCGGAGGGGCCTGCGTCCCCGCCGCGACCCGAGCCGGTCAACCGTCGGCTCCTCGGGAGGGATAGGGGGATCGGGGGCATCGCGGGGAGGCGGGTTCGGGTCGCAGATGTCGCAGAGACCGCACCTGTCACCCCCCACATGAGTGTCGAGGTGGACGACGTGGATGCGGCTCATGCGGCCGTGCGGGACAGCGGTGCGGAGATCGTGTACCCCTTGCAGGATGAGGAGTGGGGTGTGCGGCGGTTCTTCGTCCGCGACCCCAGCGGACGGGTGGTCAACGTGCTGGGCCACCGCTGA
- a CDS encoding ATP-binding protein has protein sequence MPVASLLGCGSRRRWSPTVAAVRAEVSRQLAVRHLEGVGEDALLVVTELLSNAVRHGEPPWRAGIRFVGGRDGRCLVRLEVEDAGPAIDVERVRAHWRHPSFTLDGGGRGLYLVDALARSWGDKPSRGGHTVWAELDIPPYAPRQASERC, from the coding sequence ATGCCGGTTGCTTCGCTCCTCGGTTGCGGCAGCCGTCGCCGGTGGTCGCCGACAGTGGCGGCCGTACGCGCCGAGGTCAGCAGGCAGCTGGCAGTTCGGCACCTCGAAGGGGTCGGAGAGGACGCCCTGCTCGTCGTGACGGAACTGCTGTCCAACGCCGTGCGTCATGGCGAGCCGCCGTGGCGCGCCGGCATCCGGTTCGTCGGCGGCCGGGACGGGCGGTGTCTCGTCCGTCTGGAGGTGGAGGACGCCGGACCGGCCATCGATGTGGAGCGGGTACGCGCGCACTGGCGTCACCCGTCGTTCACTTTGGACGGCGGAGGGCGCGGCCTGTACCTCGTCGACGCACTGGCCCGCTCCTGGGGAGACAAGCCGTCCCGCGGAGGTCACACGGTGTGGGCGGAACTGGACATCCCCCCGTACGCACCGCGCCAGGCTTCGGAGCGATGCTGA
- a CDS encoding PadR family transcriptional regulator, with translation MEPGDSARQVRSATQLRKGVLEYCVLALMRDRPRYGVELLHALEESGALATSQGTVYPLLSRLRRDDLVTTTWQESASGPPRRYYALTDSGRAALEEFTRVWPGFRNAVDGFLTTPPPSTGDFE, from the coding sequence ATGGAACCAGGTGATTCGGCCAGGCAGGTTCGATCAGCCACTCAGCTGCGCAAGGGCGTCCTGGAGTACTGCGTACTCGCCCTCATGCGGGACCGACCCCGCTACGGCGTGGAACTCCTCCATGCCCTGGAGGAATCCGGGGCCCTGGCCACCAGCCAGGGCACGGTCTACCCACTGCTCTCCCGGCTCCGGCGCGACGACCTGGTCACCACCACCTGGCAGGAATCCGCCTCCGGGCCGCCCCGTCGCTATTACGCGCTCACCGACAGCGGCAGGGCCGCTCTCGAGGAGTTCACCCGCGTCTGGCCCGGCTTCCGCAACGCCGTCGACGGCTTCCTGACCACCCCGCCCCCCTCCACCGGAGACTTCGAATGA
- the ltrA gene encoding group II intron reverse transcriptase/maturase yields the protein MRKTVPTAGRTSKVNGPQGEPLDWHCIHWASAEGNVRRLRQRIFKATQEGDLKKVRNLQKLMLRSRSNTLVSVKRVTQQSKGRKTAGIDRERALTPQARARMAVDIDQQTQPWRARPVKRVYIPKSNGKQRPLGIPVMRDRVIQARVKNVLEPEWEARFESRSYGFRPGRGCHDAIQAIFSTAKGKAAKRQWVLGADLAAAFDRIDHDHLLGGVGGFPARELVRQWLKAGVVDNGRFTRTDEGTPQGGVISPLLLNIALHGMEEAAGVRFATRKGTVMWAAKGTPILVRYADDFAVFCTSREEAETVKSRLGDWLEPRGLRFNEEKTRILHLSEGFDFLGFNVRRHGDSLIITPSRDAVKRIRNRLRSEMQALLGQSITVVLRRLSPIVRGWSAYYRTVVSSKTFSALDSYVWTLTYKWAKRTHPKKSRYWIVNKYFGRLNRSKNNNWVFGDRTTGAHLPKFAWTNIRRHQLVKGKSSPDDPALGDYWSQRRRTRTPPPMDKNSLTLAARQKGLCPLCGQALIVGAEYEPESPREWIDWFDAMKKRLHKPHFAYRRDGGSDEVKNLRLVHSECHQQLHARDGSNK from the coding sequence ATGCGAAAGACAGTCCCTACTGCCGGCCGCACCTCCAAAGTGAACGGACCGCAGGGCGAACCTCTGGACTGGCACTGCATCCACTGGGCCAGCGCTGAGGGAAACGTACGGCGCCTGAGACAACGTATCTTCAAAGCGACACAGGAAGGGGACCTCAAGAAGGTCCGCAATCTGCAAAAGCTTATGCTGCGGAGTCGCAGTAACACGCTCGTGAGCGTGAAGCGGGTGACGCAGCAGAGCAAGGGTCGCAAGACGGCAGGCATCGACAGGGAACGAGCACTCACCCCCCAGGCGCGAGCTCGCATGGCGGTCGACATCGACCAGCAAACCCAGCCCTGGAGAGCCAGGCCCGTCAAGCGGGTCTACATCCCGAAGAGTAATGGAAAGCAACGCCCGCTCGGCATTCCAGTCATGCGCGACCGAGTAATTCAGGCACGCGTGAAGAATGTGCTGGAACCTGAGTGGGAAGCCCGGTTCGAATCACGCTCCTACGGGTTCCGACCTGGCCGCGGATGCCACGACGCCATCCAGGCGATCTTCAGCACCGCGAAAGGCAAGGCGGCCAAGCGTCAGTGGGTACTCGGCGCCGACCTGGCCGCGGCGTTCGACCGCATCGACCACGACCACCTGCTCGGCGGCGTCGGCGGCTTCCCCGCCAGGGAACTCGTCCGGCAGTGGCTGAAGGCGGGCGTGGTCGACAACGGACGCTTCACTCGCACCGACGAGGGAACGCCTCAAGGCGGAGTGATCAGCCCCCTGTTGCTCAACATTGCACTTCACGGAATGGAGGAAGCCGCAGGCGTTCGGTTCGCAACCCGCAAAGGAACAGTGATGTGGGCCGCGAAGGGGACGCCGATCCTGGTGCGTTACGCCGACGACTTTGCCGTGTTCTGCACGAGCAGGGAGGAAGCTGAGACGGTCAAGTCGAGACTTGGCGACTGGCTTGAACCCCGAGGGCTTCGATTCAACGAAGAGAAGACAAGGATCCTTCACCTTTCCGAAGGGTTCGATTTTCTGGGTTTCAATGTCCGACGCCATGGCGACAGCCTGATCATTACGCCAAGCAGGGATGCGGTGAAGAGAATCCGGAATCGACTGCGGTCCGAGATGCAGGCTCTTCTCGGGCAGAGCATCACAGTCGTACTCCGCAGACTCTCCCCGATCGTCAGGGGCTGGTCTGCGTACTACCGGACGGTGGTGTCCAGCAAAACCTTCTCAGCGCTGGACAGCTACGTGTGGACCCTCACCTACAAGTGGGCCAAGCGTACCCACCCGAAGAAGTCGAGGTACTGGATCGTTAATAAGTACTTCGGCCGACTCAATCGGTCCAAGAACAATAACTGGGTCTTCGGTGACCGCACCACAGGTGCACATCTTCCCAAGTTCGCCTGGACCAACATCAGAAGGCATCAGCTAGTCAAGGGAAAGTCGTCGCCTGACGATCCCGCGCTCGGTGACTACTGGAGTCAGCGTCGTAGGACGCGCACACCTCCGCCAATGGACAAGAACAGCCTTACTCTGGCAGCCCGTCAGAAGGGACTTTGTCCGCTCTGCGGTCAGGCGCTCATCGTTGGAGCGGAATATGAGCCGGAAAGTCCACGCGAGTGGATCGACTGGTTCGACGCGATGAAGAAGCGGTTACATAAACCCCACTTCGCCTACCGAAGAGACGGCGGATCTGATGAAGTCAAGAATCTTCGACTCGTTCACTCCGAATGCCATCAGCAGCTTCATGCGCGAGATGGAAGCAACAAATAG
- a CDS encoding amidohydrolase, protein MRTSLTLLSARLLDPVTGEFLPQTALAAAGGRITALGDGPEIRALADASTTVIDLDGAVVTPGLIDGHLHPVSGAELTHGLDLSGCTDVEQVREALARGVRGLAPGAWLHGFGLDPNVFAGRPVETAPFDAVLDGVPALLLLFDAHSMLASRRALELAGVNGPQTFGQATAEVVCDAAGRPTGLLLEDAACELVERVAPRPTRQERRELLAAALRAMAAAGLTGGHAMDANGDSLAFYAELDEAGELPLRLRVAPWCQPGTDAEGVRALIGQQGAGGRLWRTDGVKIFMDGTIDNGTAWLEHPDCHGESRHAFWPDPEEYTRIVGDLHRAGVPIATHAIGDAAVRHVLDAVEKARAGGGREVRHRVEHIETVPDDTLRRFAELGVIASMQPTHCCDFTRADHTDNWSRRLGEERASRAWRCRDLLDSGAVVVLGSDWPIAPYPPLGVMAGARHRRPSRDLTRPPHGPEQALTALEALRGMTVNAAYAAGEEHEAGRITVGRRADLTVFAANPLTTAATDLPNLPVLLTLLDGEPTHRDARL, encoded by the coding sequence TTGCGTACCTCCCTCACCCTGCTGTCCGCCCGCCTGCTCGATCCGGTCACCGGCGAGTTCCTGCCGCAGACGGCGCTCGCCGCGGCCGGCGGACGCATCACCGCCCTCGGCGACGGCCCGGAGATCCGCGCGCTCGCGGACGCCTCGACCACGGTGATCGACCTCGACGGCGCGGTGGTGACCCCCGGACTGATCGACGGGCACCTGCATCCCGTCTCGGGCGCCGAACTGACTCACGGCCTCGACCTGTCGGGCTGTACCGACGTGGAGCAGGTGCGGGAGGCCCTCGCCCGCGGCGTGCGGGGTCTCGCCCCCGGTGCATGGCTGCACGGCTTCGGCCTCGACCCCAATGTCTTCGCCGGCCGACCGGTCGAGACGGCACCCTTCGACGCCGTGCTGGACGGCGTGCCCGCCCTGCTGCTGCTCTTCGACGCGCACTCCATGCTCGCCAGCCGGCGCGCGCTGGAGCTCGCCGGCGTCAACGGGCCGCAGACCTTCGGCCAGGCCACCGCCGAGGTGGTGTGCGACGCGGCCGGCCGGCCCACCGGCCTCCTCCTGGAGGACGCCGCCTGCGAGCTCGTGGAGCGTGTCGCCCCCCGGCCCACCCGTCAGGAGCGCCGCGAACTGCTCGCCGCCGCCCTGCGCGCCATGGCCGCCGCGGGACTCACCGGCGGCCACGCCATGGACGCGAACGGCGACAGCCTGGCGTTCTACGCCGAGCTCGACGAGGCCGGCGAACTGCCGCTGCGACTGCGGGTCGCGCCGTGGTGCCAGCCCGGGACCGACGCCGAGGGCGTGCGCGCTCTCATCGGACAGCAGGGCGCGGGCGGCCGGCTGTGGCGGACCGACGGCGTGAAGATATTCATGGACGGCACCATCGACAACGGCACCGCCTGGCTGGAACACCCGGACTGCCACGGTGAGTCCCGGCACGCCTTCTGGCCGGACCCCGAGGAGTACACCCGTATCGTCGGTGACCTCCACCGGGCGGGCGTGCCCATCGCCACGCACGCCATCGGTGACGCGGCCGTACGCCACGTCCTCGACGCCGTCGAAAAGGCCCGGGCCGGCGGCGGGCGGGAGGTGCGGCACCGCGTCGAGCACATCGAGACCGTCCCCGACGACACGCTGCGCCGGTTCGCCGAGCTGGGCGTCATCGCCTCCATGCAGCCGACCCACTGCTGCGACTTCACCCGGGCCGACCACACCGACAACTGGTCGCGGCGCCTCGGCGAGGAGCGCGCCTCGCGGGCCTGGCGCTGCCGCGACCTCCTCGACTCCGGCGCCGTCGTCGTCCTCGGCTCCGACTGGCCCATCGCCCCCTACCCGCCGCTGGGCGTCATGGCGGGAGCCCGCCACCGCCGGCCGTCCCGCGACCTCACCCGGCCGCCGCACGGCCCGGAGCAGGCGCTCACGGCCCTGGAGGCACTGCGGGGCATGACCGTGAACGCCGCGTACGCGGCGGGCGAGGAGCACGAAGCCGGCCGCATCACGGTCGGCCGCCGCGCGGACCTGACGGTTTTCGCGGCGAACCCGCTCACCACCGCGGCCACCGATCTGCCGAACCTCCCGGTGCTGCTCACGCTTCTCGACGGCGAACCGACCCACCGCGACGCGAGGCTCTGA
- a CDS encoding DUF4396 domain-containing protein, with protein sequence MDHTAHHTGPRHDHTAHELHGWHEHGGHGRGGASWSTAAKATLHCLTGCAIGEILGMVIGTALLWGNVPTMALAIALAFVFGYSFTLFAVRRAGLDFKSAVKVALAADTVSIAVMEFVDNAIIALTPGAMDAHLSDALFWTALLGGFAVAFLITTPVNKWMIGRGRGHAVVHAYH encoded by the coding sequence ATGGACCACACCGCTCACCACACCGGCCCCAGGCACGACCACACAGCGCATGAGCTGCACGGCTGGCACGAGCACGGCGGCCATGGGCGCGGCGGGGCGTCCTGGAGCACGGCGGCCAAGGCGACGCTGCACTGCCTGACCGGATGTGCGATCGGCGAGATCCTCGGCATGGTCATCGGCACCGCTCTGCTCTGGGGGAACGTGCCGACGATGGCCCTGGCGATCGCGCTCGCGTTCGTCTTCGGTTACTCCTTCACCCTCTTCGCCGTCCGGCGGGCCGGGCTGGACTTCAAGTCTGCGGTGAAGGTGGCGCTGGCCGCGGACACCGTCTCGATCGCGGTGATGGAGTTCGTCGACAACGCCATCATCGCCCTGACCCCCGGGGCCATGGACGCGCACCTCTCCGACGCGCTGTTCTGGACCGCGCTGCTGGGCGGGTTCGCCGTCGCCTTCCTGATCACGACCCCGGTGAACAAGTGGATGATCGGCCGCGGCAGGGGCCACGCCGTCGTCCACGCGTACCACTGA
- a CDS encoding TetR/AcrR family transcriptional regulator produces the protein MPSSVPNKRIRKSPAARRAEIVAAAAAVALTEGLECVTLRRIAEQLDVRPGLISHYFPAVEDLVAEAYGDAAASELERLLPADRAGATPTGCLARFFARANGETYDDISRLWLNARHLSRYRPTLRDRVAVQEAAWRDRLETLIREGVEQGEFRTDDSMMTAVHILVVLDGLGMLVNSGDTGDDPPAIRRLPATTAERELGLPEGTLSEGAWTDTAHD, from the coding sequence ATGCCGTCAAGCGTCCCGAACAAACGAATCCGCAAGTCTCCAGCCGCCCGACGTGCGGAAATCGTTGCCGCCGCTGCCGCGGTGGCCCTGACCGAGGGGCTGGAGTGCGTCACCCTCCGACGCATCGCCGAGCAGCTCGACGTCCGGCCGGGGCTGATCAGCCACTACTTCCCGGCGGTGGAGGATCTGGTGGCCGAGGCCTACGGAGACGCCGCCGCCTCCGAACTCGAGCGACTCCTCCCGGCGGACCGGGCCGGCGCCACTCCCACCGGGTGCCTGGCGCGGTTCTTCGCCCGGGCGAACGGAGAGACGTACGACGACATCAGCCGGCTCTGGCTCAACGCCCGCCACCTCAGCCGTTACCGTCCCACGCTGCGTGACCGGGTCGCCGTCCAGGAGGCCGCCTGGCGCGACCGGCTGGAAACGCTCATCCGTGAGGGTGTCGAGCAGGGCGAGTTCCGCACCGACGACTCCATGATGACCGCCGTGCACATTCTGGTCGTCCTCGACGGCCTCGGAATGCTCGTCAACAGCGGCGACACCGGCGACGACCCGCCGGCGATCCGGCGCCTGCCCGCCACCACCGCGGAACGCGAACTCGGCCTGCCCGAGGGCACGTTGTCCGAGGGTGCGTGGACCGACACCGCCCACGACTGA